In the genome of Pseudarthrobacter sp. IC2-21, one region contains:
- a CDS encoding DUF3311 domain-containing protein — protein MSTPDVPTRGPARPGPYVIAGILLIIAIAVPLFVPAYALDEPRLAGMPFFYWYQMMWIPVTAALVGASYWLVTKEDRRRREAVRTATGAGEKP, from the coding sequence ATGTCCACTCCTGATGTGCCGACACGCGGGCCGGCCAGACCCGGTCCCTATGTCATCGCGGGGATCCTGCTGATTATCGCCATCGCGGTGCCCCTGTTCGTACCTGCATATGCCCTCGATGAGCCGCGTTTGGCAGGCATGCCGTTCTTCTACTGGTACCAGATGATGTGGATTCCGGTCACTGCGGCCCTGGTGGGAGCATCGTACTGGCTGGTTACCAAGGAAGACCGCCGTCGCCGTGAAGCGGTGCGCACCGCGACGGGTGCCGGGGAGAAGCCATGA
- a CDS encoding isocitrate lyase/PEP mutase family protein, protein MSTFRDLHTAAVPLLLPNAWDLGSALAFAAAGFPAVGTTSFGIAASAGLPDGGRSSKAATAALAAQLCRLPVHITADVEDGYSDDPAEVAEFVAHLANLGVAGINLEDSTAGHLVDPAAFARKIAAVRRRSPAVFINARVDNIWFGEQATVEAVLLRAGAYADAGADGIFVPGLVVPEDIRAITAGIGLPVNVLAHPSLTVPELGELGVRRVSSGSLPYRAAVDAAVNAVNALREGKPAPAATPYWEMQSRLASFSQHNTG, encoded by the coding sequence ATGTCGACGTTTCGGGATCTCCACACCGCTGCGGTGCCGCTGCTGCTGCCCAACGCGTGGGACCTGGGATCCGCCCTGGCCTTCGCTGCCGCGGGCTTCCCGGCCGTCGGCACCACCAGCTTTGGCATTGCTGCAAGTGCCGGTCTGCCCGACGGGGGCCGGTCCAGCAAGGCGGCGACCGCAGCGCTCGCGGCACAGCTGTGCCGACTGCCTGTCCACATCACCGCAGACGTTGAGGACGGATATTCCGATGACCCGGCTGAGGTTGCGGAGTTTGTGGCCCACCTGGCCAACCTGGGCGTGGCCGGGATCAACCTCGAGGACAGCACCGCCGGGCACCTGGTCGATCCGGCAGCCTTCGCCCGCAAGATTGCCGCTGTCAGGCGGCGCAGCCCGGCTGTGTTCATCAATGCCCGAGTGGACAACATATGGTTCGGCGAGCAGGCCACCGTGGAGGCCGTCCTGCTGCGGGCAGGTGCTTATGCCGACGCCGGGGCGGACGGGATCTTTGTCCCGGGACTTGTGGTTCCGGAGGACATCAGAGCCATCACCGCAGGTATTGGCTTGCCCGTCAATGTGCTGGCACATCCTTCGCTGACTGTTCCTGAGCTCGGCGAGCTGGGAGTTCGGCGCGTCAGTTCCGGCTCCCTTCCCTACCGGGCGGCCGTTGATGCTGCGGTGAACGCGGTCAATGCCCTGCGCGAGGGCAAGCCGGCGCCGGCCGCCACACCGTACTGGGAGATGCAGTCGCGGCTGGCCTCTTTCAGCCAACACAACACGGGCTAG